The proteins below are encoded in one region of Stieleria sp. JC731:
- a CDS encoding dockerin type I domain-containing protein, which produces MPQSSRQTKQSVRFARKTSRRSRPNKRRRRLFAESLERRQLLAADPYVFDIPDDPSLEPGEINQTMISVSDNGLIVFDINQQVVLDFEPLFDVSSIQINGGDDNNELILDFSGGDFTVPVGFEGGNQSSAVGDQLTLINGSADSIGMGFNDAHSGSIELVTQTLGINQTITYTGLEPVVVSLTATTITFDFLGGDETITLGDDAIVNDGMNQIDSTLGELVSFASPSDSVIVNSGLGIDQVFVTELDAASTFSDLTINGDEGDDVITIENVLSTIAATVNGGDGVDTITIGSAAGTLDGILGTVSVNGGVQPDIGSINDTVTAKGAMASSVVIGGDELIIDDSGSPLAHDYEVTATSVQRIGNPAISYDMIEQLTLRTGIDADSVDVLSTGLILTTVESGDGDDAITVTSTADGSALRIDTGNGNDVVSVTGTGTGQSVTTVNTGLGDDDIQIDGTGIASGLSVDASDGVDVISIAAVGTDSINSLGLGGGADVINVRSLAAGSLTEVFGDDGNDTFNLSSLADGDRLNPEGSMNGDLDGLIGEICLFGDAHLVPPEITDSLTVGGSMVSVAVPRGDQVNISDRASVADNAYTFEPTQFTRVGGPTIELARVESVQVETGSGNDTLQIASVQAVTFSSFVTGAGDDTVQLAATGSQSLVSIQTQLGNDTVTIDSTGSGSLVNVATGDDQDVVDVVTTGASSGLSIDTGIASDVITIVGVGNLAVTSVSSGDQNDVINVRSSAIGSETELDTGDGNDTINLSSDADGNLLNPSGDPAGDLDGFLGALTIDGGGEEPAVTRTDAVTVKSSVMVDVEVPVGDTVNISDEDNAAGMAYVLGVNTFQRVVTPVFNYVDIESVNLETGDADDQVTLLGSPDSSTTNITTGDGLDIIVISSTGADSLTTVDAGQGNDLLVVNATGANSVTRASTGEGNDDVSVASTGAASGLAIDTAAGIDLFEVHTTGQASVLAVNLGTENDVANVIGTGIESTSEFFGGDGDDTFNVNDSADGTRLDPRGTQVGTLDQLGGLICVFGEGDTDPSSVTFDVAAHRTDSNIATVSETVVLGDQLNIADNDHSVNSFYELTSSTFVRTLMSAGMIVYGTVESVQIETGSGDDTFDVQSTADAVYTDINTGIGTDQITVQTTGVDSITEINSGADADQVTVDSTGSSSILGVMTEIGSDAVSISSLGDLAGVMVSTGDQADSVTLNPEPLSPVRTGEALIAVQAGSGADTIDVNEVYLNTTVDLQGGGDNDLFTLTADGSDSAGYLGKLNDDPNADPSVDSIAATRQLFIDGGANDGTTVTFNEGAGTTGPTLLPIELTEPNIETGDRIRLVASSATTALDLRYAITGPAAGVLVSTVPGSPRQTVGNEVFETFGIEDIEVTTGAGNDVFTVSSDDPFDIGVSLQRVGMIGGPGTDKFEVLGTAGADQITIGTVGDMDAEPLEISGVEFIRVEGGDGDDQLVNRTSVISVMDGLGGNDIMFGGSGQDLLTGGSGVDFLYARGGNDILFTDQDLGSNAEETTDGEIIDGGSEAFIPLGDVCIQHGTDQIRNCEVVGDGGGEKDVITWLRAIFIDPNVISFSPLHPSLTPFAPAFPNPVAALAVTEPSKLPLAPSPGSTSPPSEEDPVILANSTDVNGDGTVSPTDALVVINLLSIGQSGESSLYETNPSADVNGNGTIEPRDALMVINYLSVAEALSSAESEGIGEGDTQSDSALSDAGSWLDTVDTAFAEDEEDWLDSEQGLF; this is translated from the coding sequence ATGCCCCAATCGTCTCGCCAGACCAAGCAGTCTGTACGCTTCGCCCGCAAAACGTCCCGTCGATCGCGTCCTAACAAGCGACGCCGTCGCCTCTTTGCTGAGTCGTTGGAGCGGCGTCAGTTGCTCGCCGCAGACCCGTATGTATTTGACATCCCGGACGATCCTAGTTTAGAGCCCGGCGAAATCAATCAAACGATGATTTCAGTGTCCGACAACGGGTTGATCGTCTTCGATATTAACCAGCAGGTCGTGCTAGACTTTGAACCGTTGTTCGATGTCTCCAGCATCCAAATTAATGGCGGTGACGACAACAATGAGTTGATCCTCGATTTCAGTGGTGGTGACTTTACGGTCCCGGTCGGATTCGAAGGTGGCAATCAATCGTCGGCGGTTGGTGATCAGTTGACCTTGATCAACGGCTCCGCCGACTCGATCGGCATGGGCTTCAATGATGCGCATAGCGGTTCCATCGAATTGGTCACGCAAACGCTGGGGATCAATCAGACGATCACCTACACGGGGCTGGAACCGGTGGTTGTAAGCTTGACGGCAACGACGATCACGTTTGATTTTCTTGGTGGCGATGAAACGATTACGCTTGGCGACGATGCGATTGTCAACGACGGAATGAATCAAATCGATTCCACGCTTGGCGAGCTTGTTAGCTTTGCGAGTCCGTCTGATTCTGTGATCGTCAATAGCGGATTAGGCATCGATCAAGTTTTCGTTACCGAGCTGGATGCCGCTTCGACGTTTTCGGATCTGACGATCAATGGCGATGAAGGCGACGATGTCATCACCATTGAAAACGTGCTATCGACGATCGCAGCGACTGTAAATGGTGGAGATGGCGTCGACACCATTACGATCGGCTCCGCTGCTGGAACGTTAGACGGCATTCTCGGCACGGTCAGCGTCAACGGCGGCGTGCAACCTGATATCGGATCGATCAACGATACCGTGACGGCGAAAGGGGCCATGGCTTCTTCGGTCGTCATTGGTGGCGATGAATTGATCATCGACGATTCCGGATCACCGCTCGCGCATGACTATGAAGTAACTGCGACAAGTGTGCAACGGATCGGAAATCCCGCGATCAGCTACGACATGATCGAGCAATTAACACTTCGCACAGGAATCGACGCCGATTCAGTGGACGTGCTCTCGACAGGGTTGATCTTAACGACGGTTGAGTCAGGCGATGGGGACGATGCGATCACCGTCACGTCTACCGCTGATGGGAGCGCGCTTCGCATCGACACCGGCAACGGCAATGATGTCGTTAGCGTAACGGGGACTGGCACGGGGCAGTCGGTCACCACCGTAAACACCGGTCTTGGTGATGACGATATTCAGATTGATGGAACTGGCATTGCCAGTGGCTTGTCGGTCGACGCGTCTGACGGAGTCGATGTGATCTCGATCGCCGCCGTCGGAACTGATTCGATCAATTCCCTCGGACTCGGTGGTGGTGCGGATGTAATCAACGTCCGTAGTTTGGCAGCAGGAAGCTTGACGGAAGTCTTCGGTGATGACGGCAATGATACGTTCAACTTGTCATCACTCGCTGATGGCGATCGGCTGAATCCTGAAGGTTCGATGAATGGAGACCTGGATGGATTGATCGGAGAAATCTGTCTGTTCGGTGATGCACATCTAGTTCCACCCGAAATTACTGATTCGCTGACCGTCGGTGGCAGCATGGTTAGTGTCGCCGTGCCTCGTGGCGATCAAGTTAACATCAGTGATCGTGCTTCCGTTGCTGACAATGCCTACACTTTTGAACCGACTCAATTTACTCGTGTCGGCGGCCCGACGATCGAATTGGCTCGGGTAGAAAGTGTGCAGGTCGAAACTGGCAGCGGCAACGATACGTTGCAGATTGCGTCGGTTCAGGCGGTGACTTTTTCATCGTTTGTCACCGGCGCAGGCGATGACACGGTTCAGTTGGCTGCTACCGGAAGCCAAAGCCTGGTTTCAATCCAGACCCAATTGGGCAATGACACCGTCACGATCGATTCGACCGGTTCGGGAAGCTTGGTGAATGTCGCAACTGGTGATGATCAGGACGTTGTCGATGTCGTCACCACGGGGGCTTCCAGCGGGTTGTCAATCGACACAGGGATCGCAAGCGATGTGATCACCATCGTTGGTGTCGGAAATTTGGCCGTCACATCGGTTTCGTCGGGTGATCAAAACGATGTAATCAATGTACGCAGCTCTGCGATTGGTAGTGAAACCGAACTGGATACCGGTGACGGCAACGACACGATCAATCTGTCTTCGGATGCCGATGGCAACCTGCTCAACCCTAGCGGAGATCCTGCCGGAGATTTAGACGGCTTCCTTGGTGCCCTGACGATCGACGGAGGCGGCGAAGAGCCGGCCGTCACGCGAACGGATGCTGTCACGGTCAAGAGTTCCGTCATGGTTGATGTTGAGGTGCCCGTAGGTGACACCGTCAATATTAGTGATGAAGACAACGCCGCAGGCATGGCCTATGTGCTCGGTGTCAACACGTTTCAACGTGTCGTTACGCCAGTCTTTAACTATGTCGATATCGAATCGGTGAATCTGGAAACCGGCGATGCTGATGATCAGGTCACGTTACTCGGTTCACCGGATTCGAGCACGACCAACATCACGACTGGAGACGGTTTGGACATCATCGTGATCAGTTCCACCGGAGCCGATTCGCTGACAACGGTCGATGCAGGTCAAGGAAACGATCTGCTTGTCGTTAACGCAACCGGCGCCAACAGCGTCACGCGTGCAAGCACAGGTGAAGGTAACGATGATGTCAGTGTCGCTTCGACTGGCGCGGCAAGTGGACTTGCCATCGATACCGCCGCGGGGATCGACTTATTTGAAGTTCATACCACCGGTCAAGCCTCGGTTTTGGCGGTGAACTTGGGGACAGAAAACGATGTGGCGAATGTAATCGGGACTGGGATCGAAAGCACTTCGGAGTTTTTTGGTGGTGACGGAGACGATACCTTCAACGTCAACGATTCTGCCGATGGGACGCGTCTGGATCCTCGTGGAACGCAGGTCGGAACGCTCGACCAACTGGGCGGTCTGATTTGTGTCTTCGGCGAAGGCGATACTGACCCTTCGAGCGTGACGTTTGACGTCGCGGCACACCGTACCGATTCAAATATCGCGACTGTCAGCGAAACTGTGGTTCTGGGCGATCAGTTGAACATTGCTGACAACGATCACTCGGTGAATAGTTTTTATGAACTGACATCAAGCACTTTCGTCCGGACGTTGATGTCAGCGGGGATGATTGTTTACGGGACTGTCGAGTCTGTCCAAATCGAAACCGGCTCCGGCGACGATACGTTCGACGTTCAATCGACAGCCGATGCGGTGTATACGGACATCAATACCGGCATCGGGACTGATCAAATCACCGTTCAAACCACCGGCGTCGATTCGATCACCGAGATCAACAGTGGTGCCGATGCCGATCAAGTCACCGTTGATTCGACGGGCTCCTCAAGCATCCTTGGTGTGATGACGGAAATTGGTTCCGACGCCGTATCGATTAGTTCGCTAGGTGATTTGGCAGGGGTGATGGTCAGCACCGGCGATCAGGCTGACTCGGTCACTTTGAATCCAGAACCGCTATCGCCGGTCCGTACAGGCGAAGCCTTGATTGCCGTTCAAGCTGGTTCCGGGGCCGACACAATCGATGTCAACGAAGTCTACTTGAATACGACTGTCGATCTGCAGGGTGGTGGTGACAACGATCTCTTTACACTGACTGCCGATGGTTCCGATTCGGCAGGCTACCTTGGGAAGCTTAACGACGATCCCAACGCAGACCCTTCCGTCGATTCGATTGCGGCTACACGCCAATTGTTTATCGACGGCGGTGCCAATGACGGGACCACCGTGACGTTCAACGAAGGGGCCGGCACGACAGGTCCGACGTTGCTGCCGATCGAGCTTACTGAACCGAACATCGAAACCGGTGATAGAATCCGATTGGTCGCCAGTTCCGCGACCACCGCTCTGGATTTGCGGTACGCGATCACAGGACCGGCGGCGGGTGTTTTGGTTTCGACGGTTCCGGGGTCGCCGCGTCAAACTGTGGGTAATGAAGTCTTTGAAACGTTTGGGATCGAAGACATCGAAGTCACAACCGGTGCTGGCAACGATGTTTTCACCGTTAGCAGTGACGACCCGTTTGATATCGGTGTCAGCTTGCAACGCGTCGGGATGATCGGCGGTCCTGGTACCGACAAGTTCGAAGTCCTAGGAACAGCGGGCGCAGATCAAATCACCATCGGAACGGTAGGCGATATGGACGCCGAACCGCTCGAGATTTCAGGGGTCGAATTCATTCGTGTCGAAGGTGGCGATGGCGACGACCAGCTCGTCAACCGAACCTCGGTGATCTCCGTCATGGATGGCTTGGGTGGCAACGACATCATGTTCGGCGGTTCCGGGCAAGACTTGTTAACCGGCGGATCGGGTGTCGATTTTCTGTATGCCCGTGGTGGCAACGACATCCTGTTCACCGATCAAGACTTGGGAAGCAATGCCGAAGAAACCACCGATGGTGAAATCATTGACGGTGGCAGCGAAGCTTTTATCCCGCTCGGCGATGTCTGCATTCAGCATGGCACCGACCAGATCCGTAATTGCGAAGTCGTCGGCGATGGTGGTGGCGAGAAAGACGTGATCACTTGGTTGCGGGCGATCTTTATCGATCCAAACGTCATCAGTTTCAGCCCACTGCATCCTTCGCTAACACCATTTGCACCCGCGTTTCCGAACCCCGTTGCGGCCCTCGCGGTAACAGAACCTAGCAAGTTACCATTGGCTCCATCTCCCGGCAGCACGTCCCCACCGAGCGAAGAAGATCCAGTCATTCTGGCCAACTCGACAGATGTCAATGGCGACGGAACCGTCTCACCGACAGACGCTCTGGTGGTGATCAATCTGTTGTCGATCGGACAGTCTGGCGAGTCATCGCTGTACGAAACCAATCCGTCAGCCGACGTCAATGGAAATGGAACCATTGAACCGCGTGATGCTTTGATGGTGATCAATTACCTGTCGGTCGCCGAGGCTCTTTCGTCGGCCGAGTCTGAAGGGATTGGTGAAGGCGATACGCAGTCGGATTCGGCTCTTTCTGATGCCGGATCCTGGCTCGATACCGTCGACACTGCCTTCGCGGAAGATGAGGAGGATTGGTTGGACAGCGAACAGGGGTTGTTTTAA